Proteins found in one Quercus robur chromosome 2, dhQueRobu3.1, whole genome shotgun sequence genomic segment:
- the LOC126713131 gene encoding thymidylate kinase-like isoform X2, producing the protein MAAKTHESVLSGSNSETKRGALIVLEGLDRSGKTSQSSKLLTYLEGLGHSAELWRFPDRSTNVGQMISMYLSNKSQLDDHTIHLLFSANRWEKRSLMETKLKTGTTLIVDRYSYSGVAFSSAKGLDLEWCKAPEIGLLSPDLVLYLDIQPEKAAERGGYGGERYEQLEFQKKVAKCYQVLHDASWKIIDACQPIEDIEKQLQEIVLDCVMTCQKGKPLSNLWSG; encoded by the exons ATGGCGGCAAAGACCCATGAATCTGTCTTAAGTGGTAGCAACAGTGAGACAAAAAGAGGTGCCTTGATTGTTCTAGAAGGCTTGGATCGTAGTGGGAAGACTTCACAGTCTAGTAAACTACTCACATACTTGGAGGGTTTGGGGCATTCAGCTGAATTATGGCGGTTTCCCGACAGAAGTACGAATGTTGGGCAAATGATATCTATGTACCTCTCCAACAAATCACAATTGGATGATCACACTATCCATCTCCTATTTAGTGCAAACCGTTGGGAGAAGAG ATCGTTGATGGAAACTAAATTAAAAACTGGAACAACGCTCATTGTCGACCGTTATTCGTACTCTGGGGTTGCTTTCTCCTCTGCCAAAGGACTTGACCTTGAATGGTGTAAG GCACCAGAGATTGGGTTGCTATCTCCAGATCTGGTACTTTACCTTGACATACAACCAGAG AAAGCTGCAGAGAGAGGAGGATATGGAGGTGAGAGATATGAGCAGCTCGAGTTTCAGAAGAAAGTTGCCAAATGCTATCAAGTCCTCCATGATGCCTCTTGGAAG ATAATTGATGCCTGCCAACCAATAGAAGATATTGAGAAACAACTGCAAGAAATTGTATTGGATTGTGTCATGACATGCCAGAAAGGCAAACCCCTTTCCAATCTTTGGTCAGGTTAA
- the LOC126713131 gene encoding thymidylate kinase-like isoform X1 — MPPTFSLSPYKALNFGALAFGKLSKFELKFPSKCSIRQIRMAAKTHESVLSGSNSETKRGALIVLEGLDRSGKTSQSSKLLTYLEGLGHSAELWRFPDRSTNVGQMISMYLSNKSQLDDHTIHLLFSANRWEKRSLMETKLKTGTTLIVDRYSYSGVAFSSAKGLDLEWCKAPEIGLLSPDLVLYLDIQPEKAAERGGYGGERYEQLEFQKKVAKCYQVLHDASWKIIDACQPIEDIEKQLQEIVLDCVMTCQKGKPLSNLWSG; from the exons ATGCCCCCCACTTTCTCACTCTCTCCCTACAAGGCTTT gaATTTTGGAGCTCTAGCGTTTGGAAAGTTGTCGAAATTTGAACTGAAATTTCCTAGCAAGTGTAGTATTAGGCAGATTCGAATGGCGGCAAAGACCCATGAATCTGTCTTAAGTGGTAGCAACAGTGAGACAAAAAGAGGTGCCTTGATTGTTCTAGAAGGCTTGGATCGTAGTGGGAAGACTTCACAGTCTAGTAAACTACTCACATACTTGGAGGGTTTGGGGCATTCAGCTGAATTATGGCGGTTTCCCGACAGAAGTACGAATGTTGGGCAAATGATATCTATGTACCTCTCCAACAAATCACAATTGGATGATCACACTATCCATCTCCTATTTAGTGCAAACCGTTGGGAGAAGAG ATCGTTGATGGAAACTAAATTAAAAACTGGAACAACGCTCATTGTCGACCGTTATTCGTACTCTGGGGTTGCTTTCTCCTCTGCCAAAGGACTTGACCTTGAATGGTGTAAG GCACCAGAGATTGGGTTGCTATCTCCAGATCTGGTACTTTACCTTGACATACAACCAGAG AAAGCTGCAGAGAGAGGAGGATATGGAGGTGAGAGATATGAGCAGCTCGAGTTTCAGAAGAAAGTTGCCAAATGCTATCAAGTCCTCCATGATGCCTCTTGGAAG ATAATTGATGCCTGCCAACCAATAGAAGATATTGAGAAACAACTGCAAGAAATTGTATTGGATTGTGTCATGACATGCCAGAAAGGCAAACCCCTTTCCAATCTTTGGTCAGGTTAA
- the LOC126713133 gene encoding uncharacterized protein LOC126713133, with protein sequence MAAEKNNQIVGQSKYDLDAKWDACLDLTVRRFVYSSFAGTFGGLLFFRSPVSRWASVAFGAGVGIGSAYTECSRLFDGSPAKLAAPKITETPAPQDGQD encoded by the exons ATGGCGGCTGAGAAGAACAACCAGATTGTGGGCCAATCCAAATACGACTTGGACGCTAAGTGGGATGCGTGTCTCGATCTGACGGTTCGCCGCTTCGTCTACTCATCCTTCGCCGGCACCTTCGGTGGCCTCCTTTTCTTCA GGAGTCCTGTTTCTCGTTGGGCATCTGTAGCTTTTGGTGCTGGGGTGGGTATTGGATCTGCATACACAGAGTGTTCTCGTTTATTTGATGGATCTCCTGCAAAGTTGGCAGCTCCTAAGATTACAGAGACTCCTGCTCCTCAG GATGGCCAGGACTAA
- the LOC126713131 gene encoding thymidylate kinase-like isoform X3: MPPTFSLSPYKALNFGALAFGKLSKFELKFPSKCSIRQIRMAAKTHESVLSGSNSETKRGALIVLEGLDRSGKTSQSSKLLTYLEGLGHSAELWRFPDRSTNVGQMISMYLSNKSQLDDHTIHLLFSANRWEKRSLMETKLKTGTTLIVDRYSYSGVAFSSAKGLDLEWCKAPEIGLLSPDLVLYLDIQPEVMKKVGGERIKKDGSCILLCWEFMNQNN, encoded by the exons ATGCCCCCCACTTTCTCACTCTCTCCCTACAAGGCTTT gaATTTTGGAGCTCTAGCGTTTGGAAAGTTGTCGAAATTTGAACTGAAATTTCCTAGCAAGTGTAGTATTAGGCAGATTCGAATGGCGGCAAAGACCCATGAATCTGTCTTAAGTGGTAGCAACAGTGAGACAAAAAGAGGTGCCTTGATTGTTCTAGAAGGCTTGGATCGTAGTGGGAAGACTTCACAGTCTAGTAAACTACTCACATACTTGGAGGGTTTGGGGCATTCAGCTGAATTATGGCGGTTTCCCGACAGAAGTACGAATGTTGGGCAAATGATATCTATGTACCTCTCCAACAAATCACAATTGGATGATCACACTATCCATCTCCTATTTAGTGCAAACCGTTGGGAGAAGAG ATCGTTGATGGAAACTAAATTAAAAACTGGAACAACGCTCATTGTCGACCGTTATTCGTACTCTGGGGTTGCTTTCTCCTCTGCCAAAGGACTTGACCTTGAATGGTGTAAG GCACCAGAGATTGGGTTGCTATCTCCAGATCTGGTACTTTACCTTGACATACAACCAGAG GTAATGAAGAAAGTGGGAggggaaagaataaaaaaagatggATCATGTATCCTTTTATGCTGGGAATTCATGAACCAAAATAACTGA